A stretch of DNA from Pseudanabaena sp. BC1403:
GAAGCGAAAAAACGCGGTAAATTGGTCGCCGTTGGTGGCCCCTACCCCACCGCTTTACCTGAAGAAGCGAAAGTTTCAGGTGCAGACTTCTTGATTCTGGACGAAGGCGAAATCACTTTGCCGATGTTTGTTGAAGCAATAGAAAGAGGCGATCGCAGTGGTATTTTGCGAGCCAATGGCGAGAAACCTGCGGTCACTGATACGCCTATACCCCGTTTTGATCTATTAGAAATGAACCGCTATGCGGAAATGTCGGTGCAATTCTCCCGTGGTTGCCCCTTCCAGTGCGAATTTTGCGACATCATCGTTCTCTATGGACGTAAACCTCGTACTAAGACCCCTGCTCAGATTCTTGCTGAATTACAATGTCTCTACGATCTCGGATGGAGACGCAGTATTTTCATGGTTGATGATAACTTCATCGGCAACAAGCGCAACGTGAAGGTAATGCTCCAAGAGTTAAAACCTTGGATGAAAGAGCGTAATTTCCCCTTCTCCTTTGCAACAGAAGCATCAGTAGATCTTGCCCAAGACCCTGAAATGATGCAGATGATGGTGGAATGTAATTTTGGTTCCGTCTTCCTTGGCATCGAAACCCCTGACACTGATAGTTTGGCGCTCACTAAGAAGTTCCAAAACAATCGTGATCCCCTGTCTGAATCGGTAATTAACATCGCCAAAGCAGGAATTCGGGTCATGGCTGGATTTATCATTGGCTTCGATGGTGAGAAAAAAGGAGCAGGCGATCGCATTGTTCAGTTTGTGGAACTTACCGCTGTTCCGACGGCTCTCTTCAGTATGCTGCAAGCTTTGCCTGACACAGGGCTATGGCATCGATTGAACAAAGAAGGACGGATGATTACCCAGAATAGTAATGGGCATCAAGCCACTTTGATGAATTTCATGCCCACTCGTCCTCTAGAAGATATTGCGACGGAATATGTTCACGCTTTCTGGACTCTTTATGATCCCCTTGTCTTCCTCAATCGTACCTATCGCCATTTCTTGATTCTTGGCGAGTCGCCATATAAGCGGATCAAGCGTGAGAAGACTGATGCTAAGAAGAAAACTGATTGGACTGCAATCAAAGCCTTGCTAATCCTATGCTGGAGACAAGGTTTTGTGCGCAAGACCCGTTTCCAATTCTGGATTAATCTCTTTGACTTGATGAAGCGTTATCCAAATGTGGTGACTAGCTATCTATCAGTTTGCGCTCAAGGTGAGCATTTCCTCGAATATCGCTCGATCGTGCGCGAACAAATCGAAGCTCAACTTGCTGATTATCTCGCCAATCCTCCTGTACTTCAACCGAAGGTTCTGCCAACGGTTCAACCAGCGGAGCAAGTGCAAGACTTACAAGAAGTTAAGTAGCGATAAATAAAAGCGGCGCTAAGCGCCGCTTTTATTTATTCAAAAATCTGGGCTAGGGGACAAGAGAATTCTGGTAATAATGGTGAAGTGATTGTATCACTTACAAATAGAGTCATGGTTAGTTTGAGAATGCCATTCTCGCGGCGATATACTTGGATTTGCTTAGCTCTCCAATCAGCGATCCAATATTCCAATACACCCTGAGATGAATAGAGCTTTAACTTAACTTCGCGATCGC
This window harbors:
- a CDS encoding B12-binding domain-containing radical SAM protein yields the protein MRVLLVYPLFPKSFWSFEKTLELVGYKAQLPPLGMVTVAAILPQTWEFKLVDRNVRDITESEWEWAEVVILSAMIVQKTDFLAQIQEAKKRGKLVAVGGPYPTALPEEAKVSGADFLILDEGEITLPMFVEAIERGDRSGILRANGEKPAVTDTPIPRFDLLEMNRYAEMSVQFSRGCPFQCEFCDIIVLYGRKPRTKTPAQILAELQCLYDLGWRRSIFMVDDNFIGNKRNVKVMLQELKPWMKERNFPFSFATEASVDLAQDPEMMQMMVECNFGSVFLGIETPDTDSLALTKKFQNNRDPLSESVINIAKAGIRVMAGFIIGFDGEKKGAGDRIVQFVELTAVPTALFSMLQALPDTGLWHRLNKEGRMITQNSNGHQATLMNFMPTRPLEDIATEYVHAFWTLYDPLVFLNRTYRHFLILGESPYKRIKREKTDAKKKTDWTAIKALLILCWRQGFVRKTRFQFWINLFDLMKRYPNVVTSYLSVCAQGEHFLEYRSIVREQIEAQLADYLANPPVLQPKVLPTVQPAEQVQDLQEVK